A portion of the Microbacterium hominis genome contains these proteins:
- a CDS encoding GNAT family N-acetyltransferase: MLEEEYNRDRRRLPWHLRRQPEPERPFSYTIRTVRDTDVPDIREIYNYYVTNSVVTFDEKKWTVAQWRDKIGHLRKLDLPFLVAESPTGQVLGYAYVSPWSGKSSYRYTVENSIYLGQAAAGKGLGRALLEALIAACEAKGIREIVAVISDKGAEASIALHEKLGFTEVGRMGRVGFKFGRWLGTVYLQKSLSPKKKAKRGLFSR; the protein is encoded by the coding sequence ATGCTGGAGGAGGAGTACAACCGCGATCGCCGTCGGCTCCCCTGGCATCTGCGTCGCCAGCCCGAGCCCGAGCGGCCCTTCTCGTACACGATCCGGACAGTGCGGGACACCGATGTGCCCGACATCCGCGAGATCTACAACTACTACGTCACCAACTCGGTGGTGACCTTCGACGAGAAGAAGTGGACGGTCGCGCAGTGGCGCGACAAGATCGGCCACCTCCGCAAGCTCGATCTGCCCTTCCTCGTCGCCGAGTCTCCGACCGGCCAGGTGCTCGGGTACGCGTACGTGTCGCCGTGGTCGGGCAAGTCGAGCTACCGCTACACGGTGGAGAACTCGATCTACCTCGGTCAGGCGGCCGCCGGCAAGGGGCTCGGGCGGGCGCTGCTCGAGGCCCTGATCGCCGCGTGCGAGGCGAAGGGCATCCGCGAGATCGTGGCGGTGATCAGCGACAAGGGCGCCGAGGCCTCGATCGCGCTGCACGAGAAGCTCGGCTTCACGGAGGTGGGCCGCATGGGCCGTGTCGGGTTCAAGTTCGGCCGGTGGCTGGGCACCGTCTACCTGCAGAAGAGCCTGAGCCCCAAGAAGAAGGCCAAGCGCGGACTGTTCAGCCGCTAG
- a CDS encoding protealysin inhibitor emfourin, with protein MDTLSDPEDVLPAPGRGGAVRPNAGGGEATHPRADHPAVIVVTVVRSGGITGLVREWSAEPPPEQAPRWVALVDACPWDAEEADPAGADRFVWRLHARCDDDDLEATLADRQVEGPWRTLVDEVRSFGRSSG; from the coding sequence ATGGACACGCTGTCTGACCCCGAAGACGTGCTCCCCGCACCCGGGCGGGGAGGCGCCGTGCGCCCGAACGCAGGCGGCGGCGAGGCCACGCACCCCCGCGCGGACCATCCGGCGGTGATCGTCGTCACCGTCGTGCGCAGCGGCGGCATCACCGGGCTCGTGCGCGAGTGGTCGGCCGAGCCGCCACCCGAGCAGGCTCCCCGGTGGGTCGCGCTGGTCGATGCCTGCCCGTGGGACGCCGAGGAGGCCGACCCCGCCGGTGCCGATCGCTTCGTCTGGCGCCTGCACGCCCGCTGCGACGACGACGACCTCGAGGCGACCCTCGCCGACAGGCAGGTCGAGGGCCCCTGGCGCACGCTCGTCGACGAGGTGCGCTCGTTCGGACGATCTAGCGGCTGA
- a CDS encoding M4 family metallopeptidase, which produces MPHAIVPPYLLARIAAVQEPEWAKAAEAARSTLLVEREYRPQRSRLRLSIDEDGTLIAETAPAPDRVVSDAQNREALPGLVVRTEDDPASGDEATDEAFDGLGATFEFLWDAFARNGIDGLGGRLLATVHYGLDYDNAFWNGERMVFGDGDGEVFTGFTNSLSVIAHELAHGVIEDEGGLVYRGQSGALNESIADVFGALAEQHHRSDTAQTATWLIGEGIFTDAVEGAALRSLAAPGTAYDDDVLGRDPQPAHMRDFVVTRDDNGGVHINSGIPNKAFHLVATALGGFAWERAGLIWYRALTAGTLSPLADFATFARSTLAAAAAEYGEDSEEVAAVRAAWTGVGVIDDGHAV; this is translated from the coding sequence ATGCCGCACGCGATCGTCCCCCCGTACCTGCTCGCCCGCATCGCCGCCGTGCAGGAGCCGGAGTGGGCGAAGGCCGCCGAGGCGGCGCGCTCTACCCTGCTGGTCGAGCGCGAGTACCGGCCGCAGCGCTCACGGCTGCGCCTGTCCATCGACGAAGACGGAACGCTGATCGCCGAGACCGCGCCGGCACCCGATCGCGTCGTCTCCGACGCCCAGAACCGGGAGGCGCTGCCGGGCCTGGTCGTGCGCACCGAAGACGACCCGGCCAGCGGCGACGAGGCGACCGACGAGGCCTTCGACGGACTCGGGGCCACCTTCGAGTTCCTGTGGGACGCGTTCGCCCGCAACGGCATCGACGGCCTGGGCGGTCGCCTGCTGGCGACGGTGCACTACGGGCTCGACTACGACAACGCGTTCTGGAACGGCGAGCGCATGGTGTTCGGCGACGGCGACGGCGAGGTCTTCACCGGTTTCACGAACTCGCTCTCGGTCATCGCCCACGAGCTGGCCCACGGCGTCATCGAAGACGAGGGCGGGCTCGTCTACCGGGGTCAGTCCGGCGCACTGAACGAGTCGATCGCCGACGTGTTCGGCGCCCTCGCCGAGCAGCACCACCGGTCGGACACCGCCCAGACGGCGACCTGGCTCATCGGCGAGGGGATCTTCACCGACGCGGTCGAAGGCGCGGCGCTGCGCTCGCTCGCAGCCCCCGGCACGGCGTACGACGACGACGTGCTCGGCCGCGATCCCCAGCCGGCGCACATGCGCGATTTCGTCGTCACGCGCGACGACAACGGCGGCGTGCACATCAACTCCGGAATCCCGAACAAGGCGTTCCATCTCGTCGCCACCGCGCTGGGCGGGTTCGCCTGGGAGCGTGCGGGGCTCATCTGGTACCGGGCGCTCACCGCCGGCACGCTGTCGCCGCTCGCCGACTTCGCCACGTTCGCGCGGTCCACCCTGGCAGCGGCCGCTGCGGAGTACGGTGAGGACTCGGAGGAGGTCGCCGCCGTCCGCGCCGCGTGGACGGGTGTCGGCGTGATCGACGATGGACACGCTGTCTGA